Genomic DNA from Lagenorhynchus albirostris chromosome 9, mLagAlb1.1, whole genome shotgun sequence:
CTCCTGTTAGTTTCTTTCTTATCACCTAccatttgctttttcctttcttcttcccgtCTTTAGTCACAACACTGTTTGAGCATGAGGGTAGGGCCATGTCTCTACCTTCATTTCTCTGGCACATAATATATGGCCTAACTCATAGGTAGGTACTCAATATTAATTTGCTGAATGAGAACGATGCCTTGTATTGTTGCTAAACTCTTCTGAATGCACTCCTTTCCCTTGACTGTAAACCCCTAGAGGACAGAATCCATCAAATATTAGTTTGGAAGCCCCCTTATATTGCAGGCCACTGCCAGAATAGCTGCAGGCTTTGCTGGGTTAGACTTACTATTCACTGATGTAGACCCACTGCCTACGTGCCCAGTGGCACACAGGAGGCATTTCAATAAGCTGAATGAACTtcaaggtcatttttttttcctgcatcctTCCAACATACTCTCCAGCAAGGCCCATCTTCTCCCCATTTGGAGGGAAAGCTGCTAAATCCCATTAACACCCAATCATTCCATGTTAACAGTAGCGAAGTAACACCCAGTCCAGAGGAGTGACTGGGCCAGAATCTTGTTCCTTGAAGTTTTTGTGTCTCCACAATGCTGGGCTTAGGAGGGAACAGCTCTTTTCTTTACTCCAAAGATAAACACAGACCCTCTCCCATCACCCCACTTCACTACTGAGGTCAGAAAAGAATGTTGAACAACACCTGACAGCAGGTTTGTGGGTAAGGAATTTCAACACACAGAGAATAACTTAAAACTGGCCACTGGGTTTAGCTGCTTTTAGAGCCCACCAGCCTCAGTATATCCTCATGGAGTCCCCGTAATTCGTGCCTCACTTCTTGGAGCCCATGCTTGTTATCACCTAAACAAACAGGCTCTTCAGAGTCCAGCCCCAAAGGAACCCCACCTGGCAGGAGGAAGATGTTCCTTCCATCTCCTTCCTAAAGCCCACATTTCAAGTCCTCACCCCATCCTAAAATATGCCTCTTTCCTAGATGACTGACATTGGGAATGTCCAACCCCTTctaaagacagacagacagacacacacacacacacacacacacacacacacacacacacacacacacactaaaggaGTCCACTGAAGCTTGAAATTTATTGCTTTGCTTCCCCCAGCACAGAAGTTAAGACAAACTTCACTACTATCCTTTGTTCCATGATGGAAATTAACAGTGTGTTCCTCTTGACTTTGacccttccttctgcctcttcctttccttttccatagTTTTTAAAGTGAAGCACTTTGAGATATACATTTACTGGCTATGTGAACATTTTGTAGTTAATCATTAGAGGGATCCTAGACCAATGAAGAAACccaaacatttctattttattcatccaTGGCATGTACTGATCCAGTAACAATTAACTGGAACTTCCTGGAAATATACAGATACTGGATGCTCTTGCAGAGTGGTTAAAAACAGAAGCTATGGACTCAGGCTCACTTGGGTTAGAATCCTGGCTCCGCCATTTCCTAGCTTCAGGCTTCAGCTTTAAGCCCTTGGGCAAGGCATTTAACCACagtgagcctcggtttccccacctAAGATAGGGGGATGATAGTACTGCCTGTAAGAATTATAACGATTGTTTGGAGGGTTAAAGGACAGACATCATGTGTAAAAGCTGGCAATTAGCAAGCACTTGATATATATTAGCTGCTATTCTATAATCCCATTGGCCAAAATACTGCATATTACCACAGATACTTGGGCATTTTCTAACAATCTAAGGGAACCCACGACTTgtccatttattttaattcttctatTTAATTCTCCCATGAATTATATAAGCTCAGTTAtataataacttttattatatattctaaaGAAATAGTAAGGCACAATGTTCACTTACACAATTAACATGCAGTCAGCACTGGGTAACTCAGAGACACAAATGTCAACAATTTTTGTTCAGGACTCATCTGCATGATACATAAAGTTTTCACTGCTGCTGTGACTCTGCAGACAAGCTTTCAAAGCTGGCCTCCCCACCAGTGGCATCAGAACCATAAGAGAAGCTTAAAtaaaacaacagatttctgtcCCCATACCCCCAAAATTCTGATTGAGAAAGTTTGAGGTAGGGCCTATGAACCTCTCATTTCTGTGCCGAATACGAgacactagaccaccagggagctGCTGGATCTCTATTTTTGAAAGGCTTCCCAGGGTAATGTCTACATATGTACAATCAGGCTCTAAAATGCTGATGCAGAGCACaatcattttttgattggatctGGGCGACTGAGAATAGTGAAACCACAGTTAAAGCACGTGTTTTTTTTAGACCCTGAAATTACCGATCAGGTGATGGGTGTTGAGTTTGACAATAGAAAGCATTTCTCCAGTGTGGTCACGGCTTGAGAGAGCCATCAGCTTTCCCCAGGTCGTGGATGGCCTCATTATCTAGCAGTTCCTTCTTCTTGTCACTTGGTCTCACTGCGTTGTTCAGCATTGCTCTAACCACAGTCATCACTGGCACAGAGTGACCGCTGGCCCAAGATTCTGGTAAGGAGCCAAAGAACTTCCTAATCAACCATTCACCTGGGCGAGATTCTTGCCTATCACATAATAGaactctaaagagaaaaaaaagagcagaggaaGAGATGGTAAATTGCATTCAGACCATACAGGATGTTATggattgaactgtgtccccccaaattcatgaaGCACTAATCCCCAGTGGGATCGTATTTGAAGACACACCTCtagggaggtaattaaggttaagttAGGCCATAAGGATGGGaccctaatctgataggactcGTGTCCttacagaaaaggaagagatatcagatatttctctctttctctccactcacacagaagaaagaccataggaggacacagagagaagcagcAATGAATCaacaagccagaagagaggccTCACCCGACACTAACCCTGATGGCACTTTGACCTTGGACTTGACCTTGGCCTCCCATTCTGCAGTGTTAGTGTTGTGGCAGCCCAAACACACTAATACAGTGCATAAATGGTTTTATTTGGGCACGAAGAGGATTTTAAAGAAGAAGGCAGCCAAGGCTACCCAGAAAATTTCAGACTATTCTGAACCTGGCACCACCAACCGTCTAGCCTTTCCTTCAAAGCTAAAAGTGGGTTCTTCAGAGAAGCAATCTCCCTCCAGCCAACTCTTTCATATCTTAGAAATTTGTCAGCCTCTTCAAATGAAAAACCAGCTTCTAGGGAATAACCAACAGTGGTGTACTCTTAGGCAGTAGGAATACTTACCCGGGCCTAAATATGGAGTAACGATCAAATTTTAACTCTTCAACCCTAGCTTCCACTTCTCcctgttaacaaaaaaaaaaacatttctagtATTTAATCAAGACCAACTTGCTGTAATGCTTAAGAGAGAATAACAAGAATAACTTGGGGTTTTGAAGACAATCTACTTCTGCAGGTCTCAAGACTAGTTAATATCCTCCCCtagatttttagattccagaGAGTCTGGGAAGTTAAGGAAGAGATCAGTTAATCCTGATACGTAGTAGAGAGTGAAAAAAGATGCACCGAATGAGTAAATGGCTGCATGGTCAGTCCAGCCTGTCATGTGACCTACTGAAACAGATCCAGAGAGTGACATGTTAGGAGTTCAGCCATAAAAGAACTGTCCGTCACTCCAGAATCAGTGCTGCAGGCCAGGGGACCTTAAGCTTTTTTGGCTTCCAGGTAGTTTCAGGAGGTCAGAAGAACCACAGACTCCCTTGTATTACTCACTTCCTAACAAAACCCACAACATTTCAAGAGACAGAGCATCTAGATGAGgctttaaattaaatttgttgAACAATCCATGAATTTTCACGCCAGGCATCTCTATAAACAGAAATGCCAGAGAAGCTTGGCCACAGTGATGTTTAAAAGGCCTATGAACTAAGCAGCCTGCTCACCGCCGCCTTCTTGGCCTGTTCATACCATTCATTTGGCACTTAACCTACAGCACTGTATAATCTGCAGTAATACATTttaatcaatatatttaaaaaatacattttaatcaatGTATTAAAAAGCTTTTTTCAATGAATGATTTTTAATACATTCACAGAGAGTTGTCCCACCTTCACCACAATCtaaatttagaatatttcatcaccccaaaagaaaccccgtACCAATTAGCACTCACTCCCATCCCTGCCCGCAAACCCTAGCCAACCATTAATCTTTCTGTCTCTAAAGATAtgcctatcctggacatttcctataaattaaGTCATGTAAGTTGTGGCCGTTTGTGACTGGCCTCCctcattcagcataatgttttcaacgtTCACCCATGCTATAatatgtcatttcttttcatagtTAAATCAATGTTATTTTGTAggtatatgccacatttttttcatccatgcttcagctgatggacatttgagttgtttctactcTTTGTCTatgatgaataatgcttctataaacattcatatgcaAATTTTTATGAGGGTGCGTTTCTTAGTTGGTTTTTTACAAAGATGTGTTTTGTCTCTATTAGCAACATGTGTACAAGAGTACCAGGCTGAAACTGCCATTCTTAGAAAGGTCTGCTTGCCAGGTTGTCCTCTGGCCTGTGTCGGGGAACTCAGATTTTAGGAGTGTTCCCGTCATTAGCTAACTGATAAGGGTACTTTACTATGCCTAAACTATTTGTACAAACAATGTGGTTTATGCTGAACACTTGCTTTCCTTCTGGAAGTCTGTAATTTTTTTACGCTGAGGGTGCCTACGTGACTGACCCCCATCAAAACCCTGGACTCCTGAGCTCAAGTGAATTTCTCTGGTAGGCAATACTCATTGCTGGAGAAATGAAACACGTGTAACTCCACTGGCAGAAGACCCTTGGAAGCCTGAACCTAGATTCCTCCAGAGCTCACTCCATGCACTTCTTTTTCCCTGCACTGACTCTGCTTTATATTCTTTCATTGTAATACAACATGGCTGTGAAGATAACTATATGGCAGTCCTGGGAGGCCTTCTAGCGCATTCCCAAACTTGGGGCTGGCTTTGGGGATCCCCCCAAACAAGACTGTAATTCTTGAGGACAAGAACCATACCCAATAATAACATTTAATCTACTCTGGAAAAGTATCACTGTCTCAAAGTCTCTTCTAATGCTAAGATTCTGGGCTGATCCTCAAGACCAGGGCTGCAACATCTCATTTTATGATGACTAGATAATCAACAGAGGGGAAGACACTGGAAATTATCTTTCAAATCACTCCTGTTTACTAAGTACATCTCTGCAAAAAAGCAGTCCGTGTAGTTATAAAAAATGCATAATATAATGCATTTAATGCATTTTGGCATTACTTAGCATTTTGTATTATTTAGTATTGCCAATTAGCCAGGgttctccaaagtatacaaaagATAGAAACATGCACAAACCTTGACTTGCAGATATAAAAAACTGCTTGACTTATCAGCTCCCTTAGAGGACAGCAAGTTGAAATGTTTGCACCCTCCAGCTTTTGCCAGCTCTGCAGACTTCAGGACGTAATCTCGATCAACACGAACAAATCCCTCCTAAGGGTGAAAAGGATGTGAGTTATTTCCCAAAAGCTGTGAGTTCATCTTAAAGATTACTTATCAGCTTGGGTGGCAGGTTAAGAGTCcttgcgggggggtggggtgggggtggacgaGGATGGGGAtccaaataaaatgcatccaaaacAACACGAATGTCAGGCTTAGACCCTGGGAATGACTCCAATATGATGCTCAGGATAGATGTACCAGCTTTAGTAGCAAGGCCAGACTGCAATGAAAAAACAAGGACAATGACACTGAAACACAGACACCAAGAAAATCTGCAAGGAGCAAAAGGAACAATAATATCAGGCTGAGAAACTGgggtttttcattgttgtttttttaatatttatttatttattaacttggctgcaccaggtctttagttgtgacatgcgggatgTTTtttgtggcatgcagaatctttagttgaggcatgtgggatctttagttgtggcatgcgggatgtagttccctgaccagggatcaaacactgGCCCCCCgcactgggagcacagaatcttaaccactggaccaccagggaagtccctgagaaaCTGTTTTTAGTCTCACATTTCTTTGTCCTTAATCCTTTACAACCTTACCAccctctctctgttttctctatttttttgtgtgtcaaCTCTAACATAGCAGGGTCTCAAAGGGTGGCAGAGAACACTACCCACGCACTATGAGAACAAAGTCTATCTAATTTCCAATTTTTGTGTATGCTTTACAACATACTTCACACGTTAGTAAGGAGTGCatctgcaaatttttttttactgacagGTATATAATCAAGAGTGTTTGGAGACCCCTGGTCTAGACTCAGTCCAGTGAGGGTAGCGGTTGGGTCTTTCCTAATTCACATCTCAGCATCAGTACATGCCCACCCAGCACATGGCAGGTGctccaaaaatatttgaatgaatgaataaaagtccAGCGAAAGCAGAGAAAAGGTAAATCCAATTAGGAAAAAACAGAACTAAGTGGCAATcaaaggaagaggggagaggatggTGCAAACAAGAGAATACAGACTGGTTTCCAGGGCCTAAGTGAAGGATACCGGCCTGTACCCAGACTAGGGAATTCCATGTAGTAACAGCTTCTTGGGACCACCACGAAGTCTGGCATCCTCAAACTTGGTACAGCTGAAGAGCAGTCTAAAGTCTACTGAAGCTGAACTTCATGGGTACCCACAATTATATAATGAGGTTTCATATAATGAGGATTCCAAATCTGAAGACTGGATTACTgccccagtgattttttttaaattaaaaatctgcCCTCTGGTAGTTACTGACCCTAAATGTTATATTTTGTATGGAGATATGTATCTTTCATAAGATAGATAGAAGGCACCTTAGGAAACATCACGCCTAACCCCCTCACTGTGGAGATGGGACAACAAGGTCCAGCGATCCAGGAACTACGTAGGCTAATGAGTGAGATAGCTGAGAGCAGACCGCAAATTCCTGACTCTCTGAGCCGTGCTCCCCACGGTACTCACGTTCCTTCTTACCTCACACCATCACCAGCTAATAACAGAACTAATTCAtaactgtggtaggcagaataatggcccctcaAAGATGTCCACGCCCTAATCCCCATACCTGTGAACGTGTTAGAGGCTACGTGGccaaggggaattaaggttgcaggtggaattaaggctgctaatcagctgactttgaAAAAGGTTATTCTGTAGTATCCAactgggcccaatgtaatcacaagagtccctAGAGTGGAAAAGGGAAGCAGAAAAGGAGGCTGGAGTTAGGCAACGTGAGTAGCACTTGATCCCCCATTGCTGGCcttaaagatggaggaagggaccatGAACCAAGATATGCAGGTGGTCTTTAGAAGccagaaaaggtaaagaaaatggattctcccctagagcctacAGAGGGAAATcagccctgtcaacaccttgattttatctCAGCAAAGTCCACATTGGACTGCTAACCTATAAAACTGTAAGATGATAaacttatgttgttttaagccactaaatttgaggcaatttgttaaagcagcaataggaaactaatacagaattCAATTCTAAAACAAGGGGCCCAAGCAAACTTCTCAAACTTTGTATTGAAGtagataataaaagtaaatatattctaAGCATAGAGCTGGCTATATAAGCTGTTCATAAACTAATAAATATCTTCTGCAACCAGCTCCCAGATCCAGAAATAGAGCACCACCGTTACCCCAAAAGCCTGTCTCGTCCTCTCTTCTTATCACTTATGGAGCATTTTTAACGATGTCCACGACCTGCAGGGTAGCGttgttcctctttcttttttttaggtaATATAAACTTAACTCTTAGCCGGGAATCATCCCCATCTGCTTCTGTGTTGTAGACTTTGACATTCAATCCTAATAACGGACTCAGCAACCTGTCCCACACACTGATTGAAACTCATGTTGTTGCTTTCCTAAATCAGTGTGCAGCAAACCAGTTTTAATACTCAGCACATCCTGGGAGTGGGCTGTGATTGATCTCCTCAGAGCCATTCTCTGGATTGAGATTTTTACATGTGCTCAAAATGTGccaagaaaaacaacccaaaacgactgaaaaaaattctaaaacactCTATTTGTCTTCCACATCTATTTTCTTCCCCTCACTCCAATTCACCAGAACTCTGATTTTGATAACAGGTTCATTATTCCCAATAAAATTACATCGTTGACTAGTGAAATAAATTCctttctgttgctgctgctggtTTAGCACTATTTCTTGGAAGGATTATTAGAGTTGTCTCtgttaaaatgtttcttctttcatcggtgtctttaAAAATACGGGAAAGCTTCAGCCAATCACAAGGCTCTAGACCGACGCTGTCCCTCTCACTTAATCCAGGGCCAGTAAAGGGATAATTTGATTAAACTGAGACCCCAATTTATCTGGCTTTAGTTCTGGATCAACCACTCCTTAATAGAGTCCTGCAGTCTCCAATTGTTTGATGAAAATTAAAGTGACATAAATACCATGGGACTTTTACAATCTGATTAGTCAGCTAAGGCACATCAATACCACCCCAGCCATCAGCCTCTGGCGTCCCTCCTTTCACCCGCCTGGCAAAGGACTGACAACGGCTCCAGGCAGGACGAGCACCCACGCTGCTGCAGAGACCCTCACACTTAGCCCATCATCCCTGCTCAATGGGTCCTGTCGACAAGGTGCCCATACCTTTCTTCACTGCTGTTCTCTGGACAAAGCTCAATACTGTTTTATTAGCAATCAATGGCTGTTAATCCAAAACGATTTCACAAATCCTCTGAGCCCTCAAGCTGATTATAAATACGCAACATTCCAAGCCCACAAACTTTGAATTTCACTTCCCCCACCCTGATGCGTGGCCTTTTAACTGgtgaatgaaactcaaaagcaaaGGGGTCAATGGCTTTCAAGGACTCAGAAGCCAAACTTAAATGTGGATCCCGGACACTTACTCAGAGATACCGACACACACTGATTTTCTCTGGAGTGAGGAAGACTCCCTTTGTAGATAGAAACGAGCTATCTTTAAGATATTATTAAACCCTTTCTTGTTCTCTAGCAGCtcaaataaaagaacagaaaaacaaactaaaacaagcTACTCCATATCCCAGAAACACAATTTTCAGAAAAACCATATTTAGTTTCCCCAACCATATGGCAGAAAAAAAGATGTCTCTTCTGAGAGCATTAAGTCCATTATGTCTTTGTGTCTTTATGATTCCACAGTTGGTGTGTTTTACTCTAAGACAGGAATCAGAGTCCttctagaaaaaggaaatgattaaat
This window encodes:
- the HTATIP2 gene encoding oxidoreductase HTATIP2, producing MSRPAALSAALAAAAALVVALLLLQPEDAGPGAGSSMAETEALPRLREDFRMQNKSVFILGVSGESGRVLLKEILEQGLFSEVTLIGRRKLTFDEEAYKNVNQEVVDFEKLDDYASAFQGHDVGFCCLGTTRKKAGAEGFVRVDRDYVLKSAELAKAGGCKHFNLLSSKGADKSSSFLYLQVKGEVEARVEELKFDRYSIFRPGVLLCDRQESRPGEWLIRKFFGSLPESWASGHSVPVMTVVRAMLNNAVRPSDKKKELLDNEAIHDLGKADGSLKP